Proteins from a genomic interval of Quercus robur chromosome 9, dhQueRobu3.1, whole genome shotgun sequence:
- the LOC126700657 gene encoding uncharacterized protein LOC126700657: MKLNPSKCAFGVSSGKFLGFMVSHRGIEVNPDKIQAILDMKPPQSTKEIQSLTGRVAALNRHAIKAQALADFIAKFTPSHDETEGSDRWVVHVDGSSTKYAGGIGVVLQSSKGDKLRHKVCLQYQATNNEVEYEALLKWLKLAKSVEAKSILVLGDSQLVMGQVNGMYKVKEERMRKYLSRVMRLMKRFEKTEFVQIPREENVEADTIAKEASANESVDESDEIQYMPSIDIPEVQQVENRGNWMTSIISYLKYGQLPEEKDKARKLRVRSARYVLLNEVLYKRGFSQPYLRCLAPDEANYVLREVHEGACGNHSGARSLVYKVVRAGYYWPNMQADAKTYVKVCDQCQRFSNVPRQPSKYLTPMMAPWPFAQWELDILGPFPQAIRQMKFLVVGIDYFTKWVEAEPLATITQQNVKHFVWKNIVCKFEGPKVLVSDNGRQITIPHPLILKQMAKLK; the protein is encoded by the exons atgaagctgaatcctagTAAATGTGCTTTCGGAGTAtcatcagggaaattccttggctttatGGTCTCCCACAGGGGAATTGAAGTGAATCCtgataaaattcaagcaatactgGACATGAAGCCTCCGCAGAGTACCAAGGAGATCCAATCTCTTACTGGACGAGTCGCTGCActcaacag gcatgccataaaagctcaagcaTTAGCAGATTTCATTGCGAAATTTACCCCAAGTCATGATGAGACAGAAGGCAGTGACAGATGGGTCGTCCATGTGGATGGATCATCTACAAAGTATGCAGGTGGAATTGGTGTGGTTTTACAATCCTCAAAAGGAGACAAATTGAGGCATAAGGTTTGTCTACAGTACCAAGCAACTAACAATGAAGTcgagtatgaagcccttctcAAATGGCTAAAATTGGCTAAGTCTGTGGAAGCCAAGTCTATACTCGTCCTGGGTGATTCTCAGTTGGTCATGGGGCAAGTAAATGGAATGTACAAAGTAAAGGAGGAACGGATGAGGAAATACCTTAGTAGGGTGATGCGCCTAATGAAGAGATTTGAAAAAACTGAattcgttcaaatcccaagggaggaaAATGTGGAAGCTGATACTATAGCGAAAGAAGCCTCAGCAAATGAATCTGTGGACGAATCTGATGAAATTCAGTACATGCCAAGCATAGATATTCCGGAAGTACAACAGGTGGAAAACAGAGGAAACTGGATGACCTCGATTATATCATACTTGAAATACGGACAGCTACCAGAAGAGAAAGACAAAGCAAGGAAGCTGAGGGTGAGATCGGCTAGATACGTACTTCTGAACGAAGTGTTATACAAGAGGGGcttttctcaaccttatcttAGGTGCTTGGCTCCGGACGAAGCAAATTATGTACTGAGggaagttcatgaaggagcaTGTGGCAATCACTCCGGAGCCAGGTCCCTTGTCTACAAGGTCGTCCGTgcagggtattactggccaaataTGCAAGCTGATGCTAAAACGTACGTCAAGGTCTGCGACCAATGTCAACGATTTAGCAACGTCCCCAGACAACCATCAAAGTACCTCACCCCGATGATGGCACCGTGGCCCTTTGCACAATGGGAactagacattttgggtcccTTTCCTCAGGCCATAAGGCAGATGAAATTTTTAGTTGTGGGCatcgattacttcacaaaatgggtggaagctgaaccgtTGGCAACAATCACACAACAAAATGTTAAGCActtcgtgtggaagaacattgtatgcaaATTCGAAGGGCCCAAGGTATTGGTATCTGATAACGGACGACA AATCACTATTCCTCACCCGCTCATCCTCAAGCAAATGGCCAAGCTGAAAtga
- the LOC126700658 gene encoding NAC domain-containing protein 62-like, with product MEKLSLDRMPPGVGFVPKDDVIIEHYLKKKITGNDKDIGFIPEIEFYKDEPWDLPNKSGIDSRDQEWFFFNTLIPKHQNGSKKNRATKKGFWKTTGKDKEIKFRGSLIGMKKILVYHSGRAPNGKRTKWVMHEYRTTQEEFDGEHPGQKAFVLCRLFNNEEESNEGGSAKSDVTVPVQSNNYNYHNADVAKNQAAELTSTEVIGT from the exons ATGGAAAAGCTGAGTTTGGATCGTATGCCACCTGGGGTCGGATTTGTTCCGAAGGACGATGTGATCATCGAACACtacctgaagaagaagatcaCAGGGAATGATAAAGACATTGGGTTTATTCCCGAAATTGAGTTCTATAAAGATGAGCCCTGGGATTTACCAA ATAAATCTGGGATAGATTCAAGGGACCAAGAGTGGTTCTTCTTCAATACACTGATCCCGAAGCATCAGAATGGGAGTAAGAAGAACAGGGCAACCAAGAAAGGGTTCTGGAAAACAACTGGTAAAGATAAGGAAATCAAGTTCAGAGGGAGTTTGATTGGAATGAAAAAGATTCTAGTCTACCATAGTGGGCGTGCTCCTAACGGAAAAAGGACCAAGTGGGTGATGCATGAATACCGCACAACCCAAGAAGAGTTTGATGGAGAACACCCTGGTCAG AAGGCCTTTGTCCTCTGCCGTTTATTCAATAATGAAGAAGAGAGTAACGAAGGTGGATCTGCGAAGTCTGATGTTACAGTACCTGTTCAGAGTAACAACTACAACTATCATAATGCAGATGTTGCAAAAAATCAAGCGGCAGAACTGACATCTACTGAGGTGATAGGAACTTAG
- the LOC126700659 gene encoding uncharacterized mitochondrial protein AtMg00810-like — protein sequence MPIQKSEQKQHLLLLPSWSLFKLCYLLSLLKLAPPSLDVNNAFLHGNLDEEVYTKLPPDYSLFTKITRTSSTFVLVYVNDIIARSKKGIFLCQRKYTLDILKDARLLGAKPSAFPMEQQLHMTPTNGTSLSDPCAYRRPVGHLIYLTVTRLDIVYSVHILSRFMQDPRTTHMDAAIRVLRYLKGTPGKGILLSSSNPHTVSGFCDSDWAGCPVTRRSTTGFCVFLGANPISWKTKKQTPMAEISFG from the exons ATGCCTATTCAGAAGTCAGAACAGAAACaacatttgctcctgttgcCAAGTTGGTCACTATTCAAACTTTGTTATCTGTTGTCTCTGCTAAAACTAGCCCCTCCATCACTTGATGTCAACAATGCTTTTCTCCATGGTAATTTGGATGAGGAAGTGTACACGAAACTTCCACCTG ATTATTCCTTATTTACCAAGATCACAAGGACATCCTCCACCTTTGTCTTGGTGTATGTTAATGACATCATTGCACGATCTAAGAAAGGCATCTTCTTGTGTCAACGAAAATATACATTGGATATCCTTAAAGATGCAAGATTATTGGGTGCTAAACCATCTGCTTTCCCCATGGAACAACAGCTTCACATGACTCCCACCAATGGAACTTCTTTATCAGATCCCTGTGCATATCGTCGACCTGTAGGTCATCTCATCTACCTTACTGTCACTAGGCTAGACATTGTCTACTCAGTCCACATTTTGAGTCGATTTATGCAAGATCCTCGCACCACTCACATGGATGCTGCCATTCGGGTGCTTCGATACCTCAAAGGCACTCCTGGAAAAGGCATATTACTCTCCTCATCCAATCCACACACTGTAAGTGGTTTTTGTGACTCAGATTGGGCAGGCTGCCCTGTGACTCGACGCTCTACTactggtttttgtgttttccttgGCGCTAATCCCATCTCATGGAAAACAAAGAAGCAAACCCCAATGGCTGAAATATCTTTTGGATGA